Proteins found in one Elusimicrobium sp. genomic segment:
- a CDS encoding 1-deoxy-D-xylulose-5-phosphate synthase, whose translation MKVLPSIQSPRDLRLIKKEHLPTLCEELRQVIIDTASKNGGHLGSSLGAVEIITALHYVFNTPEDKIVYDTGHQAYAHKLLTGRQKEFVKIRTKGGISGFPKRHESEYDTFGVGHASTAISAALGMAVARDQKKDGSKVIAVVGDGCMTGGMAYEAMQNAGLLRSDLLVILNDNQMFISKRVGALGKALTKLLTTKYVQLAEEKAENFLKRFDEVGNNAAKLAKRARSILFPGTLFEEMGFRYFGPVNGNDINDMIEALENVKDIKGPVMLHVVTKKGKGYKPAEEKPTKFHGIGIFDVDTGDSLGSSNTVTFTKAFSDALVKLAEEDEKINAITAAMPEGTGLDTFRDKFPTRYFDVGIAEEHAATFAAGLAANGIKPLVALYSTFAQRCYDQILHDIALQNLPVVFALDRAGVVGEDGPTHHGVFDLSFLRSIPNLIIAAPADENELQHMLKTAFDAKAPFVLRYPRGAGFGVGRDEKLKALPIGKGEWLKKGKDVTILAIGNRVHPSLQAAEKLQEKGIKAGVVNMRFAHPLDTQIIDEALKSSKKIVTVEDNMLAGGFGSAVAEYLTDKQADFKMLRLGVGDEFVEHAKSAQLYDKLHLSADEIAAEILRWKK comes from the coding sequence ATGAAAGTACTGCCCAGTATCCAAAGTCCGCGCGATTTGCGCCTTATCAAAAAAGAACACCTCCCCACTTTGTGCGAAGAATTGCGCCAAGTCATTATTGATACCGCCAGCAAAAACGGCGGTCACTTGGGTTCCAGTTTGGGTGCGGTGGAAATTATTACCGCTCTTCACTATGTGTTCAACACGCCCGAAGATAAAATCGTGTATGATACGGGCCACCAGGCCTATGCCCACAAACTGTTAACCGGCCGCCAAAAAGAATTTGTAAAAATTCGCACGAAAGGCGGCATCAGCGGTTTCCCCAAACGCCATGAAAGCGAATACGATACTTTCGGCGTCGGGCACGCTTCCACCGCCATTTCCGCCGCGCTCGGCATGGCCGTGGCACGCGACCAGAAAAAAGACGGCTCCAAGGTAATCGCCGTAGTGGGAGACGGTTGTATGACGGGCGGCATGGCCTATGAAGCCATGCAAAATGCGGGACTCTTACGCTCCGATTTACTCGTTATCTTAAATGACAACCAAATGTTTATTTCCAAGCGTGTAGGCGCGCTTGGGAAAGCGTTAACCAAACTCCTTACCACCAAATATGTTCAACTGGCCGAAGAAAAAGCCGAAAACTTTTTGAAACGCTTTGACGAAGTAGGCAACAACGCCGCCAAATTAGCCAAGCGCGCGCGTTCTATTCTTTTCCCGGGTACTTTGTTTGAAGAAATGGGTTTCCGCTATTTCGGCCCCGTAAACGGCAACGACATTAACGACATGATTGAAGCCTTGGAAAATGTAAAAGACATTAAAGGCCCCGTCATGCTCCATGTGGTAACCAAAAAAGGAAAAGGCTATAAACCCGCCGAAGAAAAGCCCACCAAATTCCACGGAATCGGCATTTTTGATGTAGATACCGGAGATTCGTTGGGTTCGTCCAACACGGTTACATTTACCAAAGCGTTTTCCGATGCGCTTGTGAAATTGGCCGAAGAAGACGAAAAAATCAACGCTATCACGGCGGCCATGCCGGAAGGCACCGGGTTGGATACCTTCCGCGACAAGTTCCCCACCCGTTACTTTGATGTGGGTATCGCCGAAGAACACGCCGCCACCTTTGCGGCCGGTTTAGCCGCCAACGGCATCAAACCGTTAGTGGCCCTCTACTCCACCTTTGCCCAACGCTGTTACGACCAAATTTTGCATGATATCGCTTTGCAAAACTTACCTGTCGTGTTTGCCTTGGATCGCGCGGGAGTTGTAGGGGAAGACGGCCCCACCCACCACGGGGTGTTTGATTTAAGTTTCCTTCGCAGTATCCCCAATTTGATTATCGCCGCCCCGGCGGATGAAAACGAACTGCAACACATGCTAAAAACGGCTTTTGATGCCAAGGCTCCGTTCGTGCTTCGCTATCCGCGCGGAGCCGGTTTTGGTGTAGGAAGAGACGAAAAACTCAAAGCCTTACCTATCGGAAAAGGGGAGTGGCTTAAAAAAGGCAAGGACGTAACCATTTTGGCTATCGGCAATCGAGTTCACCCCTCTTTGCAAGCCGCCGAAAAATTGCAGGAAAAAGGAATCAAAGCGGGCGTAGTAAATATGCGTTTTGCTCACCCGTTGGATACCCAAATTATTGACGAAGCATTAAAATCTTCCAAAAAAATCGTAACCGTGGAAGACAATATGCTCGCCGGCGGTTTCGGGTCTGCCGTGGCCGAATACCTAACCGACAAACAGGCCGACTTCAAAATGTTGCGCCTGGGCGTGGGAGATGAATTTGTGGAACACGCTAAATCGGCCCAATTATATGATAAACTGCATCTAAGCGCGGACGAAATTGCCGCCGAAATTTTACGTTGGAAAAAATAA
- a CDS encoding polyprenyl synthetase family protein, whose protein sequence is MNDFNTYLKERAKLVEKNLSKYIGKIKNSPRILTDAMDYSLQAGGKRVRPVLLMATAEAFGKKPADVMPAACAVEMLHTYSLIHDDLPSMDNDDLRRGKPTNHKVFGEDLSLLAGDAMLTYVFEVFAQNGNVKAVGAENTIKALINFANCAGASGMVGGQTADVYAEGMGTHDAHSFRADKLRKTSKPLADKSLHYFMLPQSVKETTPENILNYIHANKTGALIRGSVETGALLAGAKGTDLTNIKKYANCIGLVFQIVDDILDVTATAKQLGKSNSDAQNGKLTFVSLYGLEGSRKHAQLLIANAQKALNALKNVKKKNLWPLYEMAEFFKTRTY, encoded by the coding sequence ATGAACGATTTTAACACCTACTTAAAAGAACGCGCCAAATTGGTAGAAAAAAACCTTTCCAAATACATTGGAAAAATTAAAAATTCGCCCCGCATTTTGACGGACGCGATGGATTATTCTCTCCAAGCCGGCGGCAAACGCGTACGCCCGGTACTGCTTATGGCAACGGCAGAAGCCTTCGGTAAAAAACCGGCTGATGTTATGCCGGCTGCGTGTGCGGTGGAAATGCTCCATACTTATTCTTTGATTCACGACGATTTGCCGTCTATGGATAACGATGACCTGCGCCGAGGCAAACCCACCAACCACAAAGTATTCGGGGAAGACTTGTCCCTGTTGGCGGGAGATGCCATGTTGACCTATGTGTTTGAGGTTTTTGCCCAAAACGGAAATGTAAAAGCCGTCGGGGCCGAAAATACCATCAAAGCCCTCATCAATTTTGCCAACTGCGCCGGGGCTTCCGGTATGGTAGGCGGTCAAACAGCCGATGTGTATGCTGAAGGTATGGGCACTCACGATGCCCACAGCTTCCGCGCCGATAAACTGCGCAAAACTTCCAAACCGCTTGCGGATAAATCTCTTCACTATTTTATGCTCCCGCAATCGGTAAAAGAAACCACCCCCGAAAATATTTTGAACTATATTCACGCCAATAAAACAGGTGCGTTAATCCGCGGCAGCGTGGAAACGGGCGCCCTCTTGGCCGGAGCGAAAGGCACCGATTTAACCAACATCAAAAAATATGCCAACTGCATCGGGCTCGTGTTCCAAATTGTGGACGATATTTTAGATGTTACCGCCACTGCCAAGCAGTTAGGCAAATCCAACAGCGATGCCCAAAACGGCAAACTCACTTTTGTGAGCCTGTATGGTTTGGAAGGCAGCCGCAAGCACGCGCAACTATTGATTGCAAATGCCCAAAAAGCACTCAACGCGCTCAAAAATGTAAAAAAGAAAAACCTGTGGCCGTTATATGAAATGGCGGAGTTTTTCAAAACGAGAACTTACTAG
- the hydF gene encoding [FeFe] hydrogenase H-cluster maturation GTPase HydF has protein sequence MVKLNRPHIGLFGKMNVGKSSLINALTGQAVSVVAEQPGTTTDPVKKIIEILGVGPVVIVDTAGVDDASALGAQRVERTREALDQVDLAILVFAGQFDSYDQSLMETCIARKVPFFFVHNKSDLQKLNVEIEGADVVEFSCKEPHLPMLINKIREHLPKSSYMQDTILDDYVRPGEEVVLVIPVDASAPEGRLILPQVQTIRNLLDIGAVAVCLKDTELRDYMKTHSPKLVVTDSQAFAYASSVVPITTPLTSFSILFSRAKGDFDAFLAGTRTIDRLQDGDKILMLESCTHTVNKCDDIGRVKIPSWLSKRTGKKLKFKFISNLDPLPEDADTYALAIQCGGCMVTRSQIMRRLEILKEKGVPLSNYGLAIAYCHGIFERVTEIFRKKGM, from the coding sequence ATGGTAAAACTAAACCGGCCGCATATTGGCCTTTTCGGAAAAATGAACGTGGGGAAAAGTTCCCTGATTAACGCCCTGACGGGGCAAGCGGTATCCGTAGTGGCCGAACAACCGGGTACCACCACCGACCCCGTTAAAAAGATTATTGAAATTTTAGGGGTAGGCCCGGTGGTGATAGTGGATACGGCCGGGGTAGATGATGCTTCCGCCTTGGGTGCGCAACGGGTGGAACGCACGCGCGAAGCGTTAGACCAGGTAGATTTGGCCATTTTGGTATTTGCCGGACAGTTTGATTCTTACGACCAAAGTTTGATGGAAACTTGCATTGCGCGCAAGGTGCCGTTTTTCTTCGTACACAATAAGAGCGATTTACAAAAATTAAATGTGGAAATCGAAGGGGCCGATGTGGTGGAATTTTCCTGCAAGGAACCGCACCTGCCTATGCTGATTAACAAAATCAGGGAGCACCTGCCGAAAAGTTCTTATATGCAGGATACCATTTTGGACGATTATGTCCGCCCCGGGGAGGAAGTGGTGTTGGTTATCCCGGTAGATGCATCGGCTCCGGAAGGGCGGCTTATTTTGCCCCAAGTGCAAACGATTCGCAACTTGCTTGATATCGGGGCGGTGGCGGTGTGTTTGAAAGATACGGAACTGCGCGATTATATGAAAACCCACTCCCCCAAATTGGTGGTAACCGATTCCCAGGCGTTTGCGTATGCCAGTTCGGTAGTGCCTATTACCACGCCGCTAACGAGTTTCAGTATTCTTTTTTCACGGGCCAAGGGAGATTTTGATGCCTTTTTGGCGGGCACACGCACCATTGACCGTTTGCAAGATGGTGACAAAATTTTAATGTTGGAATCTTGCACCCATACCGTTAATAAGTGCGATGATATCGGCCGGGTGAAAATTCCTTCCTGGCTTAGTAAGCGGACGGGTAAAAAGTTGAAATTCAAATTTATTTCCAATTTGGATCCTCTCCCCGAAGATGCGGATACTTATGCCTTGGCTATCCAATGCGGCGGGTGCATGGTAACACGCAGCCAAATCATGCGCCGTTTGGAGATATTAAAAGAAAAAGGAGTTCCGCTCAGTAACTACGGGTTGGCAATTGCTTATTGCCACGGTATTTTTGAGCGCGTAACCGAAATTTTTAGGAAAAAAGGAATGTAA
- the smpB gene encoding SsrA-binding protein SmpB — MNKKQAVLVVCTNRKAYHDYFIEDTYEAGLELLGAEVKSIRQKELSLEGSFVRVENGQAVVLNMHVKPYKFNSLTEPDPTRTRRLLLNKKELRKLEAKAEIKGYSLVPVEVYFKNGWAKIKLAVAKGKHLFDKRDALKKRDLNREMEKNFKNNIRF, encoded by the coding sequence ATGAATAAGAAACAAGCCGTTTTGGTCGTTTGTACCAACCGAAAAGCCTATCACGATTATTTTATTGAAGATACCTACGAGGCCGGGTTAGAACTTTTAGGTGCGGAGGTGAAGTCTATCCGCCAAAAAGAACTCAGCCTGGAGGGGAGTTTCGTGCGGGTGGAAAACGGCCAGGCGGTTGTGCTGAATATGCATGTAAAGCCGTACAAATTTAACTCGTTAACCGAACCCGACCCGACCCGTACCCGTCGGTTACTCTTAAACAAAAAAGAATTGCGTAAATTGGAAGCCAAAGCAGAAATAAAAGGCTATTCGCTCGTTCCGGTGGAAGTGTATTTCAAAAACGGGTGGGCTAAAATAAAACTGGCCGTTGCCAAAGGCAAACACCTGTTTGATAAGCGCGATGCACTCAAAAAGCGCGATTTGAACCGCGAAATGGAAAAAAACTTCAAAAATAATATCCGTTTTTAG
- the pyrR gene encoding bifunctional pyr operon transcriptional regulator/uracil phosphoribosyltransferase PyrR, whose protein sequence is MKKIIADETAVARQLDRLACEILERHPDLNTFCLVGIKTRGAYIAQRLQARIEKLCGTKPALGELDITLYRDDLTQVADDPQMKSTDLGTDINGKIVILADDVLYSGRTILCALAALKQFGKPAKVEFLTMIDRGHHTLPVCADFVGRTVHTEADDIIHVHLKERDGDDMIVHNVGGQNER, encoded by the coding sequence ATGAAAAAAATAATTGCAGACGAAACTGCCGTGGCACGGCAACTGGATAGACTAGCCTGTGAAATTTTGGAACGACACCCGGACTTAAATACCTTTTGTTTGGTGGGAATCAAAACCCGCGGCGCTTACATTGCCCAGCGCCTGCAAGCACGCATTGAAAAACTCTGCGGAACAAAACCTGCTTTGGGCGAATTGGATATTACTCTCTACCGCGATGATTTAACCCAAGTAGCCGACGATCCGCAAATGAAAAGTACCGACTTGGGAACGGATATCAACGGAAAAATTGTTATTTTGGCTGATGATGTGCTTTACAGCGGCCGCACGATTTTGTGTGCCTTGGCGGCCCTAAAACAATTCGGTAAGCCGGCAAAAGTGGAATTTTTAACCATGATTGACCGCGGGCACCATACTTTGCCCGTCTGTGCCGATTTTGTAGGTCGCACCGTTCATACGGAAGCGGACGATATTATCCATGTCCACTTAAAAGAACGCGACGGCGACGATATGATTGTGCACAATGTGGGCGGCCAAAACGAACGCTAG